The Candidatus Phaeomarinobacter ectocarpi genome includes a region encoding these proteins:
- the ybgF gene encoding tol-pal system protein YbgF, whose product MPKLKFALAVLPSLLVGAGVVSVSVPLPAQAQQSVTDTRALYDRLLRLERDLQDVQRNVYQGGAPAQLGAPAPAADIGATDAARLSLRLDQIETSLRDMTGQVERLQFELRQANQKLENFAADTDFRLRDLEGTGGGQRPSASNTGTGAPAPLASSAPTPTEKPLSAAQQASIGTLGGVASTAPQLTPPSSAPRALSSATTAGLPDGGPDVAYKYAMSFLRQGDYPSAEAAFTQFLEAYGDTSLAGNAQYWLGETYYVREQYQDAARAFLTGYQTYASSPKAPDSLLKLGITLAALGQTQDACLTLAEVPRTFPSAPQSVKARAEQERSRAGCV is encoded by the coding sequence ATGCCCAAGCTGAAATTTGCACTCGCTGTTCTGCCATCGCTCCTTGTGGGGGCTGGTGTTGTTTCTGTCAGCGTGCCGTTGCCAGCACAGGCTCAACAGTCAGTGACGGATACACGCGCCCTGTATGATCGGCTGCTTCGTCTGGAGCGGGATCTTCAGGATGTGCAGCGCAATGTCTATCAGGGCGGTGCGCCGGCGCAGCTTGGCGCGCCTGCGCCTGCTGCAGACATTGGCGCGACTGATGCCGCCCGTCTTTCGCTACGGCTTGATCAGATTGAGACATCTCTTCGCGACATGACGGGGCAGGTTGAGCGGCTTCAGTTCGAATTGCGGCAGGCCAACCAGAAACTGGAAAACTTCGCTGCGGATACAGACTTCCGATTGCGCGACCTTGAAGGTACCGGCGGTGGTCAGCGGCCATCCGCATCCAATACTGGAACCGGTGCCCCGGCACCCCTAGCAAGCAGTGCGCCGACACCAACCGAGAAGCCCCTCTCAGCTGCGCAGCAGGCCTCCATTGGCACGCTTGGCGGTGTTGCGTCTACGGCGCCACAGCTTACGCCGCCATCGTCTGCTCCAAGGGCATTGTCGTCCGCAACCACTGCCGGTCTGCCGGACGGGGGCCCTGATGTGGCGTATAAATATGCCATGAGCTTTTTGCGCCAGGGTGATTATCCCTCCGCGGAGGCTGCTTTCACCCAGTTCCTTGAGGCCTATGGCGACACCAGTCTTGCGGGCAATGCACAGTACTGGCTGGGGGAAACCTATTATGTGCGTGAGCAGTATCAGGACGCGGCGCGCGCGTTCCTTACGGGCTACCAGACCTATGCCTCCAGCCCCAAGGCACCGGACAGCCTGCTGAAGCTGGGCATTACGCTTGCCGCTCTGGGCCAGACACAGGACGCCTGCCTGACGCTGGCTGAAGTGCCGCGGACGTTCCCCAGCGCACCGCAAAGCGTGAAGGCGCGGGCTGAGCAGGAGCGCAGCCGCGCTGGTTGCGTCTAG
- the pal gene encoding peptidoglycan-associated lipoprotein Pal, whose protein sequence is MTFGEFSGRAVKMALAGFAALALVACSSDPEQAPVRTTTAPTAPAPSGPTPGTQQDLVVNVGDRVFFDTDQSSLRADARATLQRQAAWMNQYPAVAVTLEGHADERGTREYNLALGARRANSAKDYLVSLGVQPSRVRTISYGKERPVALCSDESCWAQNRRGVTVVTQGAGS, encoded by the coding sequence ATGACTTTCGGAGAGTTTTCAGGTCGCGCTGTGAAGATGGCGCTGGCAGGTTTTGCAGCGCTGGCGCTTGTGGCGTGTAGCTCTGATCCAGAACAGGCGCCGGTGCGCACGACCACAGCACCAACGGCTCCGGCTCCTTCCGGCCCGACGCCAGGCACCCAGCAGGACCTTGTGGTCAATGTTGGTGACCGCGTGTTCTTCGACACCGACCAGTCTTCGCTGCGGGCAGACGCCCGTGCGACGCTTCAGCGTCAGGCAGCGTGGATGAACCAGTACCCGGCTGTAGCTGTGACCCTTGAAGGGCACGCTGATGAGCGCGGTACCCGTGAATATAACCTTGCACTGGGCGCGCGTCGTGCGAACTCAGCCAAGGACTATCTGGTGAGCCTCGGTGTTCAGCCGTCGCGTGTGCGCACGATTTCATACGGCAAGGAACGCCCCGTGGCGCTTTGCTCTGATGAAAGCTGCTGGGCGCAGAACCGCCGTGGTGTCACTGTCGTGACGCAGGGCGCAGGCTCCTAA
- the tolB gene encoding Tol-Pal system beta propeller repeat protein TolB: MHGFKQILAGRLTKWVPVLAAVALLMPGAALAQLRIDITQGTIEPLPLAVTDFVGSDAAATETGDKMAGVIRSNLERSGLFRPLSEAAFIEKITDPNSAPRFGDWRIIDAQALLTGSVTQEPDGRLRVEFRLWDVFGEEQLIGLQYFTKPDNWRRVSHIISDAIYERLTGETGYFDTRIVFVSETGTKGQRVKRLALMDQDGHNPRFLTNGGALVLTPRFSPTNQEITYLSYAGGSPRVYLFNIETRQQEVVGEFPGMTFAPRFSPDGDKVIMSLQRGGNANIYELDLRTRGTRRLTNSPSIDTSPTYGPAGREIAFESDRGGTQQIYVMNSNGSGVRRISFGEGRYSTPVWSPRGDMIAFTKQYKARFLIGVMRPDGTGERILTEGYHNEGPTWAPNGRVLMFFRETPGVRGGPSLWSVDLTGYNERQVVTPGFGSDPAWSPLIR, encoded by the coding sequence ATGCACGGGTTTAAGCAAATTCTGGCGGGTCGTTTGACGAAATGGGTGCCTGTGCTCGCGGCGGTGGCGCTGCTGATGCCTGGCGCCGCTCTTGCGCAACTGCGTATCGACATTACGCAGGGCACAATTGAGCCATTGCCTTTGGCCGTCACGGACTTTGTGGGCAGCGACGCAGCAGCCACTGAAACCGGTGACAAGATGGCTGGGGTGATCCGCAGCAATCTTGAACGGTCCGGATTGTTCCGTCCCCTGAGCGAAGCTGCTTTCATCGAGAAGATTACAGACCCCAATAGTGCACCGCGCTTTGGCGACTGGCGGATCATTGATGCGCAGGCGCTTTTGACGGGATCAGTGACGCAGGAGCCCGACGGCCGTTTGCGGGTGGAATTTCGTCTGTGGGATGTGTTCGGCGAAGAGCAGCTCATTGGCCTGCAGTATTTCACCAAGCCGGACAACTGGCGGCGGGTGTCGCACATCATTTCAGATGCCATATATGAGCGTCTCACCGGTGAGACCGGGTACTTCGATACGCGCATCGTGTTCGTGTCCGAGACAGGCACCAAAGGTCAGCGCGTCAAACGCCTGGCGCTGATGGATCAGGACGGGCACAACCCGCGTTTCCTGACCAACGGGGGCGCTCTGGTGCTGACACCGCGCTTCTCACCAACCAATCAGGAAATCACCTATCTGTCTTACGCTGGCGGCAGCCCGCGGGTGTATCTCTTCAACATCGAGACACGTCAGCAGGAAGTGGTCGGCGAATTCCCGGGCATGACTTTCGCGCCGCGGTTCTCTCCTGATGGTGACAAGGTCATCATGAGCCTGCAGCGCGGTGGCAACGCCAATATCTATGAGCTGGATTTGCGGACTCGTGGTACGCGCCGGTTAACCAATTCGCCGTCGATCGATACTTCACCCACTTACGGCCCAGCAGGGCGCGAAATTGCCTTTGAAAGCGACCGGGGCGGCACTCAGCAGATCTACGTGATGAACTCGAATGGCTCCGGCGTGCGCCGGATCAGCTTCGGTGAGGGGCGGTATTCGACGCCGGTCTGGTCTCCGCGCGGAGATATGATCGCGTTTACCAAACAATACAAAGCTCGTTTCCTGATTGGCGTCATGCGTCCGGATGGAACCGGTGAGCGAATTCTGACCGAGGGCTATCACAATGAGGGGCCCACATGGGCGCCAAATGGCCGGGTTCTCATGTTTTTCCGGGAAACACCGGGCGTGCGCGGGGGGCCCAGTCTTTGGTCGGTGGACCTGACCGGGTACAACGAACGGCAGGTTGTGACGCCGGGATTCGGATCCGACCCGGCCTGGTCTCCCTTGATCCGCTAG
- a CDS encoding cell envelope integrity protein TolA: protein MRGGVPLSVLLHVAIITVAIVGLPAPKLEPVEIATAIPIEILEIDEYTRITRAPEPEADPAPPEPEPEPEPQEAPEPEPQPIAEPTPPSPTPPPAEPTPPPPTPEPEPAPAPDPEPEPEPQEKVNVAPPQPPAPKLRPTPPTRPVQREPSFDAGRIAALLDKLPEERQPAPAQPAPTQPPQQSRVGARTSLTISELDFMRQQISACWSPPVGATNAADLVVTMNIWLNRDGSLSRPPQVKGGGFVLSSYQQAAQEAALRAVRRCAPYRLPVEKYSSWREIELRFDPSQMLGR, encoded by the coding sequence ATGCGCGGCGGTGTTCCCCTCTCCGTCCTGCTGCACGTTGCAATCATCACGGTTGCGATCGTGGGCCTGCCCGCGCCCAAACTCGAGCCGGTAGAGATTGCAACCGCGATCCCCATCGAAATCCTCGAGATTGACGAGTACACGCGGATCACCCGCGCGCCGGAGCCAGAAGCAGACCCTGCACCGCCGGAGCCGGAACCCGAGCCTGAACCCCAAGAAGCACCTGAACCGGAACCTCAGCCGATTGCCGAGCCCACGCCGCCGTCCCCAACACCACCCCCGGCAGAGCCAACGCCTCCGCCTCCAACGCCGGAGCCCGAGCCGGCCCCGGCACCAGATCCTGAGCCCGAACCGGAGCCACAGGAAAAGGTGAACGTGGCACCGCCGCAACCGCCTGCTCCCAAATTGCGCCCGACGCCGCCAACGCGGCCGGTGCAGCGGGAACCTTCATTTGACGCCGGTCGTATTGCAGCCCTTTTGGACAAGCTTCCAGAAGAGCGCCAGCCCGCACCTGCACAACCGGCGCCCACACAGCCGCCTCAACAATCGCGCGTCGGGGCGCGGACGTCCCTGACGATTTCAGAGCTGGATTTCATGCGTCAGCAGATCAGCGCGTGCTGGTCGCCGCCGGTCGGTGCCACAAATGCGGCTGATTTGGTTGTCACGATGAACATATGGCTCAATCGCGATGGGTCGTTGTCGCGACCACCGCAGGTCAAAGGCGGCGGTTTCGTTCTTTCGTCCTACCAGCAGGCAGCTCAGGAAGCAGCCTTGCGGGCAGTGCGTCGGTGTGCACCCTATCGGTTGCCGGTGGAAAAATATTCATCCTGGCGTGAGATAGAGTTGAGGTTCGACCCCAGCCAGATGCTGGGTCGTTAA
- the tolR gene encoding protein TolR — MAGGLMPNGGSGGGSGGGRRRSRRSRAPMSEINVTPFVDVMLVLLIVFMVAAPLLTVGVPIDLPQTSSQPLQEDDEPLTVTVNAEGEVYLQETVVELPELSARLLAIAEGGYDERVYVRGDRSVDYGTIMNVMGTLSSAGFRRIGMVTEQGGPDAADEG; from the coding sequence ATGGCCGGTGGTCTGATGCCCAATGGTGGGTCTGGTGGTGGCTCCGGGGGCGGGCGTCGCCGCAGTCGTCGGTCCCGCGCGCCCATGAGCGAAATCAACGTCACGCCCTTTGTGGATGTGATGCTGGTACTGCTGATCGTGTTTATGGTGGCAGCACCCTTGCTGACGGTGGGTGTGCCGATTGACCTGCCGCAGACAAGCTCGCAGCCACTACAGGAAGATGACGAGCCTCTGACAGTGACCGTGAACGCGGAAGGTGAAGTCTATCTGCAAGAGACGGTTGTAGAGCTCCCTGAACTTTCTGCCCGGCTGCTGGCGATTGCCGAAGGTGGGTATGACGAACGCGTGTATGTGCGCGGCGATCGATCTGTTGATTACGGCACGATCATGAATGTCATGGGCACTTTGTCGTCCGCCGGGTTTAGGCGCATCGGCATGGTGACCGAGCAAGGCGGGCCTGACGCCGCCGACGAAGGATAG
- the tolQ gene encoding protein TolQ, with amino-acid sequence MEPDIINAAAQVAETDFSLFSLFLRADIVVKAVMVGLFAASIWSWAIIFEKWGRLRSVNKKAEKFEQVFWSGQSLEDIYQNMGHRPDHPMSTLFVAAMREWRRSAEIGTKAIHGLQERIDRVMTVSIARETARLERGLLFLATVGATAPFIGLFGTVWGIMNSFQAIAVSRDTNLAVVAPGIAEALFATGLGLLAAIPAVIAYNAFSTGLNRYATRLDGFADEFSAILSRQIDETREGH; translated from the coding sequence ATGGAGCCGGATATCATCAACGCGGCAGCGCAGGTTGCCGAAACCGACTTTTCTCTGTTCAGCCTGTTCCTGCGCGCCGACATAGTGGTCAAAGCCGTCATGGTCGGCCTGTTTGCAGCATCGATCTGGAGCTGGGCCATTATTTTCGAAAAGTGGGGTCGGCTGCGCTCGGTCAACAAGAAGGCTGAGAAGTTTGAACAAGTGTTCTGGTCCGGCCAGTCACTTGAAGACATTTATCAGAATATGGGCCACCGGCCCGACCATCCCATGTCGACGCTGTTTGTAGCGGCCATGCGTGAGTGGCGCCGGTCGGCTGAAATCGGCACCAAGGCCATTCATGGGCTGCAAGAGCGGATTGACCGGGTGATGACGGTTTCGATTGCCCGCGAAACAGCGCGGCTGGAGCGTGGCCTTTTGTTCCTGGCGACTGTCGGTGCGACGGCCCCTTTCATCGGCCTGTTCGGCACGGTCTGGGGCATCATGAATTCGTTCCAGGCCATCGCGGTGTCGCGGGATACAAATCTGGCTGTTGTGGCGCCAGGCATTGCCGAAGCGCTGTTTGCCACTGGCCTTGGCCTGCTGGCCGCCATTCCGGCGGTGATTGCCTACAACGCCTTCTCAACGGGCCTGAACCGATATGCGACGCGGCTGGACGGATTTGCGGATGAGTTTTCCGCCATCCTTTCGCGGCAGATCGACGAAACCCGCGAGGGACACTGA
- the ybgC gene encoding tol-pal system-associated acyl-CoA thioesterase: MSDTGDDALGPAGTLSADGQHIMPVRVYYEDTDASGIVYHANYLRFVERGRTDVLRCAGLDHRTMMDAEDSTAFAVRQMTIRFIAPARLDDALEVRTQFTEVRGARIRAAQTVWRGETQLFEAEVEIAVLDGKGRARRIPAFVRDALAPYVA; encoded by the coding sequence ATGAGTGACACCGGGGACGATGCGCTGGGTCCAGCCGGGACCCTGAGCGCTGATGGGCAGCACATCATGCCAGTGCGCGTCTATTACGAAGACACGGATGCATCCGGCATTGTCTATCACGCCAACTATCTGCGTTTTGTTGAGCGGGGCCGCACTGATGTGCTGCGGTGCGCCGGGCTCGATCATCGCACTATGATGGATGCAGAGGATTCCACAGCTTTTGCCGTGCGCCAGATGACAATTCGGTTCATTGCGCCGGCGCGGCTGGACGATGCGCTGGAGGTCCGCACGCAGTTCACGGAGGTGCGTGGGGCGCGCATTCGGGCGGCCCAAACGGTGTGGCGGGGGGAGACACAGCTGTTTGAAGCAGAAGTTGAAATCGCTGTGCTGGACGGCAAGGGCCGCGCCCGCAGAATTCCGGCATTTGTGCGAGACGCGCTTGCCCCTTATGTTGCCTGA
- the ruvB gene encoding Holliday junction branch migration DNA helicase RuvB — MSDRVVHADFSAEDGAEQGIRPTALDAFVGQARAKENLSVFIQAAKSRNEAMDHVLLSGPPGLGKTTMAQIVSRELGVNFRSTSGPVIAKAGDLAALLTNLEPRDVLFIDEIHRLSPAVEEILYPAMEDFELDLIIGEGPAARSVKIDLAQFTLVGATTRAGLLTTPLRDRFGIPVRLEFYTNEELEKIVSRAATILDAPLTSEGAMEIARRSRGTPRVAGRLLRRVRDFASVGGVAEIDADVADKALNRLEVDNRGLDSLDHRYLRTVALKFGGGPVGVETIAAALSEARDAIEELIEPYLIQQGFVQRTPRGRLLTGAAFEHLGLTIPASFEGVQTRLFDDE, encoded by the coding sequence ATGTCTGATCGCGTCGTACATGCCGACTTCAGTGCTGAGGATGGAGCCGAGCAGGGCATCCGCCCCACAGCGCTTGATGCGTTTGTCGGGCAGGCGCGGGCGAAGGAAAATCTGAGCGTTTTCATTCAGGCCGCGAAGTCGCGCAATGAAGCGATGGACCATGTGTTGCTGTCGGGACCTCCCGGTCTTGGCAAAACGACCATGGCGCAGATCGTATCGCGAGAGCTCGGCGTCAATTTCAGATCCACGTCAGGGCCTGTTATTGCCAAGGCAGGTGATCTTGCCGCTTTGCTGACGAACCTCGAGCCGCGTGACGTGCTTTTCATCGATGAGATTCACCGGTTGTCGCCTGCGGTTGAAGAAATCCTCTATCCGGCAATGGAGGATTTTGAACTCGACTTGATCATTGGTGAGGGACCGGCTGCGCGGTCGGTGAAGATCGACCTGGCGCAGTTCACCCTTGTGGGGGCGACCACGCGGGCCGGGCTTCTGACAACGCCGCTGCGGGATCGTTTTGGCATTCCGGTGCGGCTGGAATTCTACACCAATGAAGAACTCGAGAAGATTGTCAGCCGTGCTGCGACCATTCTGGACGCGCCGCTGACGTCCGAAGGCGCGATGGAAATCGCACGACGGTCACGGGGCACACCGCGTGTGGCCGGGCGGCTGCTGCGCCGGGTCCGTGATTTCGCGTCCGTTGGGGGTGTTGCTGAGATTGACGCCGATGTGGCGGACAAGGCGCTCAACCGGCTGGAAGTCGACAATCGCGGGCTGGACAGTCTTGATCATCGCTATCTGCGGACTGTCGCACTGAAGTTTGGTGGCGGCCCTGTTGGCGTCGAGACAATAGCGGCGGCCCTGTCCGAAGCGCGCGACGCCATTGAAGAACTCATTGAGCCCTACCTCATTCAACAGGGTTTTGTTCAGCGCACCCCGCGTGGGCGATTACTGACCGGGGCTGCCTTTGAACATCTTGGGCTGACGATCCCTGCCTCGTTTGAAGGTGTGCAGACGCGATTGTTTGATGATGAGTGA
- the ruvA gene encoding Holliday junction branch migration protein RuvA: MIGKLKGIVDETGLDTALIDVNGVCYLTSCSATTLRQIGGPGDAAVLHIETYVREDQLRLFGFATEAEREWFRLLLSVQRVGAKAALAILSVLDPQSLARAIAFKDAKAIATAQGVGPKVGERIISELKDKVPASLAMAGKEPVPGKEVGEVPAHSAEADAISALVNLGYAQAQAAQAVSRAVAKAGDDVPGAEQLIRVGLKELVS, from the coding sequence ATGATCGGCAAGCTCAAGGGCATTGTGGATGAGACCGGGCTCGATACCGCACTGATTGATGTGAACGGCGTTTGCTATCTCACCTCGTGCTCCGCCACCACGCTGCGCCAGATTGGTGGGCCGGGGGACGCGGCGGTGCTGCACATTGAAACCTATGTGCGCGAGGACCAGCTTCGGCTTTTTGGTTTTGCGACGGAAGCTGAGCGTGAATGGTTCCGCCTCCTGTTGAGTGTGCAGCGTGTTGGCGCAAAGGCGGCGCTTGCTATTCTGTCCGTGCTGGACCCGCAGTCACTGGCGCGGGCCATTGCCTTCAAGGACGCGAAAGCCATTGCGACGGCGCAGGGCGTTGGCCCCAAGGTGGGTGAGCGGATTATCTCCGAACTCAAGGACAAGGTGCCCGCTTCCCTGGCCATGGCCGGCAAGGAGCCTGTGCCGGGCAAGGAAGTGGGTGAGGTGCCTGCGCATAGTGCGGAAGCAGATGCCATCTCAGCGCTGGTCAATCTGGGCTATGCTCAGGCGCAGGCAGCGCAGGCGGTGTCGCGCGCTGTTGCCAAGGCCGGTGATGATGTGCCGGGCGCGGAACAGCTGATCCGTGTCGGGCTCAAGGAGCTGGTGTCATGA
- the ruvC gene encoding crossover junction endodeoxyribonuclease RuvC: MTLTSDPRRQTGARRLLGLDPGLTATGWGIVDVTGSRLVHVANGTVKSKPKDALSDRLAVLHEGVAAIIKAHHPDEAAIESVFVNKDGQATLKLGQARGVAILAAAQAGLDVAEYAPNHIKKSVVGAGHADKRQMMAMVTMLLPSCDPHSEHSVDALAVAITHAHGTAGSARLAAALEAKV; the protein is encoded by the coding sequence ATGACACTCACATCTGACCCTCGGCGACAGACTGGGGCTCGGCGATTGCTGGGGCTTGATCCAGGCCTTACGGCAACCGGCTGGGGCATTGTGGATGTGACCGGCTCACGGCTGGTGCATGTGGCCAATGGGACTGTGAAATCAAAACCCAAAGACGCGCTGTCTGACCGCCTCGCCGTGTTGCATGAGGGTGTGGCCGCGATAATAAAAGCGCATCACCCGGATGAAGCCGCCATTGAAAGCGTGTTTGTGAACAAGGACGGTCAGGCGACCCTCAAGCTTGGGCAGGCGCGTGGTGTTGCCATTCTGGCGGCCGCGCAGGCCGGGCTGGACGTTGCAGAGTATGCGCCCAACCACATCAAGAAGTCCGTTGTCGGTGCCGGGCACGCAGACAAGCGCCAGATGATGGCGATGGTCACCATGCTGCTGCCATCATGTGATCCGCATTCGGAGCATTCGGTTGATGCGCTGGCCGTTGCCATTACCCATGCCCACGGCACGGCCGGGTCAGCGCGCCTCGCCGCGGCGCTGGAGGCAAAGGTATGA
- a CDS encoding YebC/PmpR family DNA-binding transcriptional regulator — protein MAGHSQFKNIMHRKGAQDAKRSKIFAKLAREITVAAKLGMPDPAMNPRLRGAIQAARAENMPKDNIDRAIKKSQAGDEDNFENVRYEGFGPGGIGVIVEALTDNRNRSASEIRSAFSKNGGNLGETGSVSFMFDQVGRIEYPADVTDADAMFEAAIEAGADDVTSDEDGHEIITAADSLNEVATALEEKLGEPRKSALVWKPQNSIEVDGDAAATLLKLLDALDDNDDVQQTYANFELSDSVLESLTS, from the coding sequence ATGGCTGGCCATTCACAATTCAAGAACATCATGCATCGCAAAGGCGCGCAGGATGCCAAGCGGTCCAAGATTTTTGCCAAGCTGGCGCGCGAAATCACGGTTGCAGCGAAGCTGGGCATGCCTGATCCGGCCATGAACCCGCGTCTGCGCGGCGCTATTCAGGCGGCACGGGCGGAAAACATGCCCAAGGACAACATCGACCGCGCCATCAAGAAGAGCCAGGCGGGCGACGAAGACAACTTTGAAAATGTCCGATATGAGGGCTTTGGCCCCGGCGGCATCGGCGTAATTGTTGAGGCCCTGACCGACAACCGAAATCGATCTGCCAGTGAAATCCGCTCCGCTTTCTCCAAGAATGGCGGCAATCTCGGTGAAACCGGCTCAGTTTCCTTCATGTTTGATCAGGTCGGACGCATTGAGTATCCGGCCGATGTGACCGATGCAGATGCGATGTTTGAAGCCGCGATTGAGGCAGGGGCTGATGACGTGACGTCTGACGAAGACGGGCACGAGATCATTACGGCTGCTGACAGTCTCAATGAGGTGGCGACGGCGCTGGAAGAAAAGCTGGGCGAGCCGCGCAAATCTGCGCTTGTCTGGAAGCCTCAGAATTCCATCGAGGTCGATGGTGATGCGGCGGCCACACTGCTCAAATTGCTGGATGCGCTGGACGACAATGATGATGTCCAGCAAACCTATGCGAACTTCGAGTTATCCGATTCGGTTCTTGAGAGCCTGACGAGCTAG
- a CDS encoding TIGR00282 family metallophosphoesterase translates to MRLLFLGDVVGRSGRDAVVAALPGLRSDLDLDFVVVNGENAAGGFGITEKITTELLDAGADVISGGNHSWDQREALVFIEREERLLRPANFPAGTPGRGAGLFEARGGRRVLLVNVLGRVFMDPLDDPFAAVEKEISAAPMGDVADAVIVDMHAEATSEKMAMGHFCDGRASLVVGTHSHIPTADAQVLPGGTAYQTDAGMCGDYDSVIGMDKEEPVNRFTRKISGGRFTPADGVATVCGVFVETDDTTGLAQRVEPIRLGGRLKQSMAG, encoded by the coding sequence ATGCGGCTTTTGTTTTTGGGTGATGTGGTTGGCCGGTCGGGGCGCGATGCTGTTGTGGCGGCGCTGCCGGGATTGCGATCTGATCTGGATCTCGATTTTGTGGTGGTCAATGGCGAGAACGCCGCGGGCGGATTTGGCATTACCGAGAAGATCACGACCGAGCTGCTTGATGCGGGCGCGGACGTCATCTCTGGCGGCAACCATTCGTGGGATCAGCGCGAGGCCCTGGTGTTCATCGAGCGCGAAGAGCGCCTGCTGCGTCCTGCCAACTTTCCAGCAGGCACACCGGGGCGCGGGGCCGGTTTGTTTGAAGCGCGCGGCGGGCGCCGTGTGCTGCTCGTAAATGTGCTTGGCCGCGTCTTCATGGATCCGTTGGATGATCCTTTTGCGGCCGTTGAAAAAGAAATCAGTGCTGCGCCCATGGGTGATGTGGCGGACGCCGTCATCGTGGACATGCATGCAGAAGCGACATCTGAAAAAATGGCCATGGGGCATTTTTGTGATGGCAGGGCGTCGCTGGTGGTTGGGACGCACAGTCACATTCCAACTGCTGATGCGCAGGTGTTGCCCGGTGGGACGGCGTATCAGACCGATGCAGGCATGTGCGGCGACTATGACAGTGTGATCGGCATGGACAAGGAAGAGCCGGTCAACCGGTTCACCCGTAAGATTTCAGGCGGGCGCTTTACGCCTGCGGATGGCGTGGCCACCGTTTGCGGCGTGTTTGTTGAGACCGACGACACGACCGGCCTGGCGCAGCGCGTGGAGCCGATCCGGCTTGGCGGGCGGCTCAAGCAGTCGATGGCTGGATAG